ATTGTACAAATAGTAGAGTTTGTAGCAATCAAATCAACATTCTCACTTACAAAATAATCTACAGCTTGAGTTAATGTTGTAATATCACCTTGAGCATTTCTGAATAAAATATCAATATTTTTTTTATCATGATATCCATTCTCTTTAAGGGCACTAACAAAGCCTTCTCTAGCTTTTGCTAATGTTGCATCTTCAACAATATCGAGAAATCCAATCTTAATTTTACTATTTGGAATTTTATTTGAGGAATCATTGCTTTTTGGGATTTCATTTATTTTATTACACGAAAAAATCATAAAAGAAAATAAAATAATTGAAAAATATATTTTGTTCATTATGAATTAATTGAAAAATGGAATTAAAAAATTCAAATTATTATTGATCAGTGAAATTTTTTACATATTTCTCATTTGAGAATTTTGTATTGTTGAATTCTTGTGATTTGTTTTTAGGAATTGATAATGACTCCCATTTATCATTTGAAAAATATTTAGCAAGCAATACTAATTGTCCTACATGATAAGCATAATGAGCAGTCTGCCTGATAATTGCCTCTGTAACTGTATGCCCTTCATTGCGTATGAAAATTAATTTCGTTAAATCATTTGGTATTATTTCTTCTAAAGTATTGAATAAACATGCCCAGCCTTTTTCCCATTGAATCAATAGTTTTTCAAGATTCATTTCATTTACAACAAATTCATTATCTCTATCACGCCATTCTTTTTCTCCATCTTCAATTAAAAAATTTGTCCATCTTGAAAGCATATTACCACTTAGATGTTTGATAATTATTGCAATACTATTAGTTTGTTCATTTAATTGAGAAAAAATTTGTTGAGGTTGTAACTGACTTAGAGCTTTATCCCCTAAAGACTTATAATATTTAAATAATTTTATAGAGTTATCTAAAAAGATTTTATTCATAATATCACTTACTGTTATTGGAACTTGTTTTATTAGATTTTAATTCATTTGATTTGGAAGAATCTTGCTTTGATTTTAATTCAACATTTACTGAATTAGAATTGCTTGAATTATTATTAATGCTAGAAGATTCTGAATTACTTTTTGAATCAACTGCTTTTTGAACAGAATTATTTTCGGATTGATTACTGTTTGGTTTATTTATATCGGAACCTGAATCTTTTGTATTACTGTTAGAAATATTATCTGATTTAGATTCAGTTTTTGCTTCTGTATTTGATTTGGAGTTAACTTTACCTTCACCTTTTACATAATCAGTTATATAGAATCCATCACCTTTAAATATCAAACCAGAACCCCCACTAATTATTCGAGTTACTTCACCTTTTCCTTTTATTGAATCATCAGAATTCTTACAATCGGAAAGAGTGCAATTAGTTAATGTATTGGATGACATTGATTGGAAATAATCAAATTTTTGATTGCAAGTTTTACAGAGATATTCGTAAGTAGGCATAAAATAATACTTTAAAAATGTATTGGAATTTTAAATTGAAATATAATTAGAATCAACTCGTTAAGGAATTGGTTTAGGCTTAATGATACCAAGTTGTTTCATTTGCTTTGATAAAGTAGAACGTTCCATATCTAATTCAGCAGCTGTTCTTGTAATGTTCCACTCATTTTGATTAAGCATTTTAACTAGTTCATCTTTTTTTGCACGATTAGCTATTAATTGAACATCATTATAATCTCTAATAACTGTAGTTTGTGTTTTTGAACTATGATTAGATTGTTCCATTACATAAGCTAAATCTGAATGATTAATCACCTCCGATTCAGTCATAACTGAAGCTGCCTCAGTAACTCTTTTCAATTCACGAACATTACCATTCCACCTTTGCCTTTCAAGAAGTTCAATTGCACTTGTAGAAAATCTTTTAACACTTAATTTATTTCTGGTAGAAAATTCTGAAAGAAAATTTTCAGCCAATGGTGCAATATCCTCAATCCTTTCACGTAAGGGTGGTATAAAAATTTCAATTCCTCTAAGCCTATAAAATAGATCTTCTCTGAAAGATTTATTCTTTACATTTTCTAGTAAATCTCTATTAGTTGCTGATACAATTCTAACATCAACTTGTTCATTAGAAACTGAGCCAAGTTTACGTACAATTTGGGAATCTAAAACTCTTAAAAATTTTGATTGAAGTTCAATTGGGAATTCACCAATCTCATCTAAAAATAATGTTCCACCGTTTGCAGCTTGAACTAATCCTAATTTACTTTCAGATGCACCAGTAAATGCTCCTCTTGTATGACCAAATAATTCACTTTCAAACATAGTTGCTGGGATATTAGGTACATCTATTGATATTAAGGGCTTATTAGATCGTGGGCTCATTTTATGCAAAGCTCTTGCTAACACATCTTTACCAACCCCTGTTTCGCCTGTTAATAATACTGATATCATTGATTTTGAACATGACCTAATTTTTTCCAGAACATCTAATAATAACTTACTTCTTCCAATTACTCCATAAATTGAATAATCAGATAATGAATTTTCAGATTCATTTTTTTCAAAAACATTTTTAATAGTCGTTAATAATTCATTTTTAGATTGATCCTTAGAAACATAATTAACAGCTCCAATTTTAATTGCTGAAACTACTAAATCAATCAAATTCTCTCCGGTTAACATTATTACTGGAATTTTAGGATGAAACCTAATAATGTTTTCCAATGTTTCAATACCATCAATTCCACCTGGCATTCTAACATCTAAAAGGACTAATGAAATATTAGTAGATTTTTGAGATAAAAATGCTAGTCCATCTTCACCACTATTTCTAACATGAACTTTAAAACCTTCAGAATTAAGCATTTCTGCTGTTGCTCCAGAAAATTCAACACTGTCATCTATAATTAGAAATTCCATTTATAACTACTTTGAAAAATATATACAATAAACAATTTAAACAAAAATATAAGTCAACTTAATATAATAAATTTGGATTTAACTGAAAAATAAAAAATTATTAAATTAAATTAAAATTAAAAAGTATTTATTTTAATATGAAACTACTTTTTTAAATTCTCACAACTTTTTTTGAATTCATGGTAAAATTCTTCACCATAACCTCTGATTAATGCATCTTTTAAATATTCGAATAAAGGAACTTGAAGTTTTTCACCCAATTTTATAGCAGCATTACATTCATCAATTTCTTCAAATCTAAAAGTTGTTCCAGATAGTGTTTTTTCAATTCTAATTGGAAACAAATGACAACTAATGGGTTTTCTAAAATTAGTTTTACCACCAAAGAAGGCTTTTTCAATTGAACATTTTGCAACTTTAAATTCATCATAATATACAAAAACACAATCTCTTTTATTAACACATCTTGTAGCATAATTACCTCTACTCCCTTCAATTGCTCCTGCTCCAAAAATTATTTTTTTATTTAATTCTGGTAGAAAATCTAAAGTTGAATCAATTGATGATTTAATTAATTCAACTTCACTATCAAGTAATGGTGCTCCTCTTCCTCCAGGCGAAGTACAGCAACCACCTTTACATTCATTCAAATCACAGACAAAATTCTTAGTTGCAATATTTTTATCAATATGAATATTTATTATTGGGAACATATTTTTACAATTTGATTGCCATAAAATTATTAATTCTTAAGATAAGGGTTTTAATTTGCATAAACTTTTTAAAAGTATTAGAATCCATTTACAAATTACTAATTAAAAATATAATTTAGTAACCATAATAAATCAAAACAATAATAACGAGTTTATAAATGAGATTAATGAACCTATTGCAGAATATTTGCAAGAAGGATACATTTCCTTATTAGCTAAAAATGGATTTAAAGCAATTCATTTATGGGAGGAACTTTACAATAAGTATCCATCAGCAGAACTATGTTGTTACTTGGCAAGAGCGAACTTTTATCAGATATTTATTTTAGACCATGATAAAAATCATCCTGCATATATAGGTCATTTGACTAACATGGAAAAATATGCATTCTTAGCATTAAAGATGAAAGATGATTCTTCAACAGCACATGCAATTGCTTCACTTGCAATATGCCTATTAATATCAAACAAAAATTGGTGTAAAGTTGATTCTTTTATGATTTGGCAAGCAAGATATCATGCAGAGGTTGCAATTGATATTGATGATAACCCAATTGCACATATTTCACTTGGAATATGGCACAGGAACTGTAATAAAATCCCGAATTATACTTCTATGTGGATGAAACTAAGAACAGGATACAAACCTGTTGGATACTTAGATAATTCTATAATGCATTTAAAAAAAGCAATTGAATTAGTACCTAAAAACAATATATTCAAAGCAGAACTTGCATTAACTTATTTATCAGCCAAAATATATGATGAAGCAAAAATTGAAATAAATAATTTTATTGTATCACCTATTATGAATTTTCCTGCTTCTGATATTATTACAAGTTTATATCACAAGAAATTGAAAATTAGAAAATAAATTTTATTCCAATTATGAGAGGTCAAAAAAAGTTTTATCATAAAATTATCATAAAATTAAAATACTAAGTTTGTATGTTATTCATTTATCCAAACTGAACCAATAGTACCCCAATCAAAGTTAAAACCCCACCAATTGCAAGTTCATTTGTCAGTATAACCTTTCCTAAATATAATGCAATAATAGTGGTAAGAATTGGTTGTAGATTCTGAAAAATAGCTACCTTACTTAGCTCTAACTTACTTAAAGCATAATACCAAAGAACATAACTAAAGCATGAAGCACCAATCCCTAAAAATAAAATACTCCCCCAACTCTTTGAGTCAATAATACTTATCTTAGATAAATCTGTTACAATAAAAGCAATTGGTAAATAAATAATTGCACCAAATAAAGTATGTAAAAATGTAGCTCTTAAAGCACCGAATTTCATAATTATAGGTTTTCCTAAAACAGTAAACAAAGACCAAGCAACAACTGCAAGAAATATTATGATATTTCCTTTGGTAGTTTTGCTATGGAAATCTGCTCCTCTTTCAAACATAATAAAAGAAGCACCAATAAATGCAATTGTCAATCCTAGAATTTTTCTAAATGATTTTTTCTCAAATTTTGAAGTTAAAACAATAATCAAAACCATTGCAGGTGTCATGGCATATAGTAATGCACTATTAGCTGGGGTTGTATCGCGAAGACCAGTTAAATACAAGTATTGATTAATTGGGATATTTAATAAACCCAATATTATCAATCTTTTAAACGATTGGTAATCGATTCCTTCAAATAAATTTATTTTTTTTTGTTTTATAGAAACAAACAACCACAAACATATAACTGCAGTCCAGGATCTAACAAAAAGAACTAATACAGGATCATTATGTTGAACAGCATATTGTCCAATTAAATGAGTAAAACTAGCTATTAGTTGTTGAAAAAATATTAATAAATAAATCAAGTAGATACTTTGTTAAATTTATAATTTACATCAAATACCAGTACTACCAAAACCTCCAATTCCTCTAGAAGTTTCATCAAGTTCATCAACTTCATCCCAAGAAACTTGTTCATATTTAGATATAACAATTTGAGCAATTCTGTCTCCACGTTTTATTGTAAATGGCTCATTTCCAGTATTAATAAGTATTACACTAATTTCTCCTCTATAATCCGAATCAATTGTACCAGGAGAATTTAGAACTGTAACTCCATTTTTTATAGCTAATCCACTCCTTGGTCTTACTTGAGCTTCATAACCATATGGAATAGAAATTGCAAAACCAGTTGGTATAAGTTTTCTTTCAAATTGAAGTAAGGTTATTTCTTCATTAATAGCAGCACAAATGTCGATTCCAGCTGAACCATTAGTGGCGTATTTTGGTAAAGAAATATCATCAAAGCCATCACGTACTCTTTTAATTTTTACAGTTGAATTGTTGATAATAAATGTAGTTTATTTTTGAAAAATATATTGAAATAATATTGTAGATAAAAGTAACTTTAGTTTATAAATTTGTTAAACAAAAATAATTAATCAACCCAACCAACTTTAATAAAAACAGGGAAGTGGTCGCTGTAACCTTTTATAAATTCATTTCCAGCAAAAGTTCTATATGGTGGTCGATTTTTTTTATCAAAGTCATCTCGTAAAAAATCAGGGGCAAAAATTTGAGCACTTTTATCATGAATTACTAAACCAGGTGAATGGAGCAATCCTTTTGAAAAAAGAATTTGATCTAATATATTCCATTTGTTATCATAAAAATGAGTTCCTAATCTGTTGTTACTAGTTAAACCCCACGAAGTATTTATCATTCTATGAGAGAATTCTTTTCCTTCAATATATTTGTTAGCATCCATAACTTCAACCATAGATCTATCGAATGGTTCATCATTAAAATCACCAATCATAATTATATCACTCATAGGATCATCTTTGTAAATTGAATCAATAATATTCGCACAAACTTCAGCAGCTTTAAATCTTTTATGTTCTGATGCGGCTTGTCCGTCTCTTCTTGAGGGCCAATGATTTGCAATTACAGTAAAATTTCTATTATCATATTTAAAATCTACAACTAAAATATCGCGAGTAGGGTCCTGATTAACACCTAAATCAATTTTGTAAATAGACTTACTAATTAGTTTGAATACATTTTTTTTATATAACATTGCAACATCAATTCCTCGTAAATCATCAGAATCAAAATGAATTATATCATAAACATCTTTATGTAAAAACTCATCATTTAATTTTTTTAGTACATTGTAATTTTCAACTTCTGCTAACCCGATAATATCTGGACCATTATTATCGTTCATTGAATTAATAACTCTAGAAATATTAGTTAGTTTTTGTTCAAATTTTGTTTGTGACCATTTTTTAGAACCATAAGGTAAAAATTCAGAATCTCGTGTTATTGGATCATCGATATTATCGAACAAATTTTCACAATTATAAAATGCAAAATAAAACAACTTATCACTTAACTTTGGTTCCATATTTAATTCATCTATTTGGTATGTTGCATTTAATTTATTAGAGTTACAATCGAATGCCATAATAGGGATAAATAGTACAAATAAGAGTATTTTTGCCATAATGAATTTTAACAAAAAAATTTGTCGCAAACTAAGGAATTTAACCAAAAAAGTATCTTTTATATTTTAAAGAAATAAATTGAAATTCAAAGAGTATATAATTAAAAATTATGATTCAGTAGCAAGGTCAGTAATTAAAAATAGCAGTTTGGCAGTCATTCTTCAAATAGCAGTTGCATTATCCTCTTTTGTTGAAACTTTCATTTTTACCAAATCTTTAGGCTTAGCTTTATTTGGTACATTCACAATAGTGTATTCCATTTCAGAGTTAGTTTATGGTATATTAGATTTTAGGACTGGTGAAGCAGTTATTAAATACTTGCCCGAAGTTAAACAAAACATAGGAACAAAGGGGATTAGTTCATTACTTAGATTTTTAATGGGGATAGATTTATTGATAGGTGTTACGGGTTTTATCTTAATTCTCATCTTGAATAAATTGTTTCTTAACTGGTTTAACATAGATCAGAAATACTTATTTATTTTAACAATAGTAAGCATTGGAGCTTCTTTCAAATTTACTGTTAGATGTTTGGGTTCATATTTTAGGGTAATAAATGAATTTCAAACTTTAATTAAATTCCATATTGGATGGGTTGTTTTTAAGCTGTTGATATTTACGTTGTTATATTTAAATCACCCTGATATTAAATTGATTGCAATAGGTTCTTTAATTGCTG
Above is a window of Chlorobiota bacterium DNA encoding:
- the dut gene encoding dUTP diphosphatase; its protein translation is MNNSTVKIKRVRDGFDDISLPKYATNGSAGIDICAAINEEITLLQFERKLIPTGFAISIPYGYEAQVRPRSGLAIKNGVTVLNSPGTIDSDYRGEISVILINTGNEPFTIKRGDRIAQIVISKYEQVSWDEVDELDETSRGIGGFGSTGI
- a CDS encoding sigma-54-dependent Fis family transcriptional regulator, producing the protein MEFLIIDDSVEFSGATAEMLNSEGFKVHVRNSGEDGLAFLSQKSTNISLVLLDVRMPGGIDGIETLENIIRFHPKIPVIMLTGENLIDLVVSAIKIGAVNYVSKDQSKNELLTTIKNVFEKNESENSLSDYSIYGVIGRSKLLLDVLEKIRSCSKSMISVLLTGETGVGKDVLARALHKMSPRSNKPLISIDVPNIPATMFESELFGHTRGAFTGASESKLGLVQAANGGTLFLDEIGEFPIELQSKFLRVLDSQIVRKLGSVSNEQVDVRIVSATNRDLLENVKNKSFREDLFYRLRGIEIFIPPLRERIEDIAPLAENFLSEFSTRNKLSVKRFSTSAIELLERQRWNGNVRELKRVTEAASVMTESEVINHSDLAYVMEQSNHSSKTQTTVIRDYNDVQLIANRAKKDELVKMLNQNEWNITRTAAELDMERSTLSKQMKQLGIIKPKPIP
- a CDS encoding DUF3109 family protein — its product is MFPIINIHIDKNIATKNFVCDLNECKGGCCTSPGGRGAPLLDSEVELIKSSIDSTLDFLPELNKKIIFGAGAIEGSRGNYATRCVNKRDCVFVYYDEFKVAKCSIEKAFFGGKTNFRKPISCHLFPIRIEKTLSGTTFRFEEIDECNAAIKLGEKLQVPLFEYLKDALIRGYGEEFYHEFKKSCENLKK
- a CDS encoding DMT family transporter codes for the protein MIYLLIFFQQLIASFTHLIGQYAVQHNDPVLVLFVRSWTAVICLWLFVSIKQKKINLFEGIDYQSFKRLIILGLLNIPINQYLYLTGLRDTTPANSALLYAMTPAMVLIIVLTSKFEKKSFRKILGLTIAFIGASFIMFERGADFHSKTTKGNIIIFLAVVAWSLFTVLGKPIIMKFGALRATFLHTLFGAIIYLPIAFIVTDLSKISIIDSKSWGSILFLGIGASCFSYVLWYYALSKLELSKVAIFQNLQPILTTIIALYLGKVILTNELAIGGVLTLIGVLLVQFG
- a CDS encoding DUF1572 family protein — protein: MNKIFLDNSIKLFKYYKSLGDKALSQLQPQQIFSQLNEQTNSIAIIIKHLSGNMLSRWTNFLIEDGEKEWRDRDNEFVVNEMNLEKLLIQWEKGWACLFNTLEEIIPNDLTKLIFIRNEGHTVTEAIIRQTAHYAYHVGQLVLLAKYFSNDKWESLSIPKNKSQEFNNTKFSNEKYVKNFTDQ